A part of Pungitius pungitius chromosome 15, fPunPun2.1, whole genome shotgun sequence genomic DNA contains:
- the LOC119209630 gene encoding transcription factor Jun-like, producing MSRKMEATFYDEAVNGSGSQHDGPTVYGFNPKTLKQTMTLNLNDPKNFKPQLSAKALDILTSPDVGLLKLASPELERLIIQSCTGLTTPTPTQFVCPKNITDEQEGFAEGFVRALAELHYHQQPAPPAAASAAAAAHGDAQTGANSSMGSGSAASEGDGIPFSCTVRSDPPAYTNLGAFSRAAGSASAPAGERNPPMSYASAPHPSHSNMDHLAAAAAQHSRLHALKEEPQTVPEMSGDTPPLSPINMEKQERIKAERKRMRNRVAASKCRKRKLERISRLEDRVKNLKCQNTELVSSANVLRDELALLKQKVMDHVNSGCQLILTQQLQAY from the coding sequence ATGTCCAGAAAAATGGAAGCGACGTTTTACGACGAAGCCGTGAATGGCTCCGGCTCTCAGCATGACGGGCCGACGGTGTATGGGTTCAACCCCAAAACCCTCAAACAGACCATGACGCTCAACCTCAACGACCCGAAAAACTTCAAGCCCCAGCTGAGCGCCAAGGCCCTGGACATCCTGACGTCCCCAGACGTCGGCTTGCTGAAGCTCGCCTCGCCTGAACTGGAGAGATTAATCATCCAGTCCTGCACCGGGCTGACGACGCCCACCCCGACCCAGTTCGTCTGTCCCAAGAACATCACCGACGAGCAGGAGGGCTTCGCGGAAGGCTTCGTGAGGGCCCTGGCGGAGCTCCACTACCACCAGCAGCCCGcaccccccgccgccgcctccgccgccgccgccgcccacgGTGACGCACAGACGGGCGCGAACAGCAGCATGGGATCCGGCTCCGCCGCGTCCGAGGGCGACGGGATTCCCTTCAGCTGCACGGTGCGCAGCGACCCGCCGGCGTACACGAACCTGGGGGCGTTCAGCCGGGCCGCGGGTTCCGCGTCCGCACCTGCCGGCGAGAGGAACCCGCCGATGAGCTACGCGTCCGCCCCGCACCCGTCCCACAGCAACATggaccacctggcggcggcggcggcgcagcACTCGCGGCTACACGCGCTCAAGGAGGAGCCGCAGACGGTGCCCGAGATGTCCGGCGACACCCCGCCGCTCTCCCCCATCaacatggagaagcaggagCGAATCAAAGCGGAGAGGAAGCGCATGAGGAACAGGGTGGCCGCGTCAAAATGCCGGAAAAGGAAGCTGGAAAGGATCTCCCGGCTGGAGGACCGGGTGAAAAACCTGAAATGCCAAAACACGGAGTTAGTTTCCTCTGCCAACGTCCTGCGGGACGAGCTGGCGCTGCTCAAGCAGAAGGTCATGGACCACGTTAACAGCGGCTGCCAGCTCATTTTGACGCAGCAGCTCCAGGCTTATTAG